The following is a genomic window from Spirosoma foliorum.
GATGGTCAGAAGATTATTGTAGTGCCGTACATCACCAATCGTTGCGTTATGCAGCGGTTCGACGATCAGTTTGGCTGGGCGGGCTGGCAAAACGAAATCAAGGAAATTGAAGGAGGTTTCTTATGTACCATCACAGCCATTTTGCCGGGGGGTGAAATCGTGCGGAAAACGGATGGCGCCAGCCGTACAAGTGTCGAGCCAGTAAAGGGTGGTATCAGCGATGCCATGAAGCGTTGCGCCGTGCAATTTGGATTGGGCCGTGCTTTGTATGATTTCCCAAAAGTCCTGATTCAAACCACCGACAAATACATACCCGACTGGGCTACCCCTTTGCTGGATAAAATGGTAGAAAAGCTCAATGCGGGCGGTGCGGTGCGCGACGTAGTTGTGTTAAAACCCGAACACGCAAAACCGGCGGCTAAGACTGCTTAATTTGATTCAAGTTACAGGTTTCAAGTTCTAGTATGATTGGAACTTGAAACCTGTAGCTTGAAACAAATTGACAGTAAAAACGGCTTAATGCCACTTAAGCGCATTGATATTGCGGCCTATTTTAGTTCCTTCAACTAATCCTACTTCGTTATCGTGACGTGTATGAATGCCGCCCATTAACCGCGATTCGGCACATTCCTGTGCAGCTGCCCAAAACGACTTGTAGTGCCGGGCCTTGTAGGTAAGCACGTGC
Proteins encoded in this region:
- a CDS encoding Rad52/Rad22 family DNA repair protein, which translates into the protein MDLNVLTAPLTVQEIEWRVQSQTKDGQKIIVVPYITNRCVMQRFDDQFGWAGWQNEIKEIEGGFLCTITAILPGGEIVRKTDGASRTSVEPVKGGISDAMKRCAVQFGLGRALYDFPKVLIQTTDKYIPDWATPLLDKMVEKLNAGGAVRDVVVLKPEHAKPAAKTA